The Nostoc flagelliforme CCNUN1 region TTTGGTGCGATGTGTTAATTTTTCAATTTCCTCTATGGTGGTTTGGTTTACCGGGCATTCTCAAAGGATGGGTAGATCGAGTCTTTGCAATGGGAATCATTTACGGTGGCGGACGGTTTTATGACAATGGGGTTTTACAAGGGCGCAAAGCAATGCTGTCATTAACGACTGGTGGTCCAGAAACCATGTATAGTCCAACTGGCTTAAACGGCGATATCAACAATATTCTTTTTCCGATTAATCATGGCATCTTTCGCTTTGTAGGCTTTGATGTGCTGCCGCCGTTTGTCGCGTATGCAGTAGCGCGTGGAGATGAGGAACAACGGAGAGCATATTTGGAACAATATCGCCAACGTCTGCTGAGTTTGGAAACTACACTGCCTATTCAATACCCATCTTTAAGTGACTACGAATCAGGAACCTTTCAATTAAAAAATCCTGCTATCTAAATAAGGTGTTCAGCCTTACGAGCGATAGCGTAACCGCAAGAGCGTAGCTGATCGCTCCTATCAACTACAAGCGGTGCCGAAGGCGGGCAACTCTTAGAGACGCTCCGCGAACGCCAACGCAAGCGATTGCCCAGCCTACTAAATTCAAGCGTTCGCCTTTGGCGTTTCGTAGAGAGGAAAACCAACCCTCACAGACAATTGTTACAAAAAAGCCCAGTTATGAGATGACTGGGCTTTCATTATCTCAATCAATCATTGGAGGTAGAGTAATTTCAGACTATGCAGCAGGAATTTCTAGATTAACCTTGACAACTTTGTTCTTTTCTTGCTCAGACTTGGGCAGTGTCAGATTCAAAATGCCGTCTTTATAATCTGCGGTGACCTTGGTATTTTGAATTTTAGCTTTAAAAGGAATTACACGCTGGAACTTGCCGTAGTAAAACTCGGAACGAGTACCTTCTTTATGTTCTAATTTGCGTTCTGCTATCACCTTTACTGCGCTTTCAGTAACTTCAATATCTACATCCTGTGCTGATACACCAGGCAATTCAAGTTTTAGGTGCAATGCATCTTCAGTTTCAGTCAATTCGGCTGCTGGAGTTTTAAATGTTTGCACTTGCAAATCATCAAACACTCTGTCAATTTGACGTTGTAGTGTAGTCATCTCAGCCCAAGGATTGTAACGTAAAATAGCCATATTGTTTTTGCGTCCTAACTTTTTGTTTACTTGATTGAGGAATTGAATTGGTTGCTTTGATTCTTATATTAGTCATGATAAAAAGTTGTGTAAATTCGGTTATTATCACCCACTTATTGATGATTACCGCACTAAATTAGGCATGAAAAAGAATTACGGTTTACTCGAGTTTTAAGGTTCGGTAAACCCGAATATAAATTATTAAAGTCAATAACAACTAAGAAATCTGCTGTTGAAGGGTATAGTGCAGTTAGGCGATCCCTTCTTGAGTGGGGGTATAGCTCATCGCTGATCATGCAGCCCTACCCAAACGGTTGCCCCCAGCGCTCCCAGTTCTCCTTATTAAATGGACTGCGCCACTTCAAAATAAGGTTCAACTCCAATTCTTGCCGTGCGCGTCGGTCTGTGGGAGTGTCCCACCAAAAAGCGATGCTCACTTCTCGTTGGAGTCCATAACGATGATGCAGTGAATGGTAACTATCTAAATATTGCTTGCATCCATGCTCACCTTTCCACCGTTTACCAGATCGTCTTGTTTCACCAACATACAACAGCAAGGGCATGGCATTATCAATCACAAAATAAATAGCGGCGCTACCCGCATCTGTTGGCATCCGATAAAACGCCATTGATTGCAAGGGCAGAGTAAAAGGATCTATCGCGTCTGGGTCGCAGTGCTTTGGGGTAAGGTCAAATAATGCCGTCTGCTGTGGTGGTTTGTTCTCTTGAACCTTCTGCTGATATTCAAAAATCTGAGATTTCCACTTCAACAGCGCCTCAAGGCTCATTAACAGTGTCTCTGCTCTGCGTGCTGGTGTGACGGTCAAATCAGAAAATAAATTTAGCTGGTTGGGTTCCAAGGTGATTAATCGGAATGTACAAACTAGTAGATTATCCCTCACAACTCGATGGAGTCAAAACTGTTAGCAGCTTACTAAAGCGATAGCTGTGTTGATTTTGGGCATTTTAAAATAGCGTTTACTAAATACAGCTATGTTTAAAGGATTCGGTGGGTCAAAGAAAAAATCAGTGCTTGAGGACAATGAACTGACTACAGGCATTGTGCAGCACCCAGTTACGAAACGTTGGCAGACATGGATATCATTTACAGGTAATGATATTCAATGTATTACCGCCCATGCTAACCCTGATGATGCTGACCGGGTAGCGAAACAGATTGCTGATGCTTGGAGTGAAGGGAAATATAAAACTGGGGAAGAGGTGACAGCTTTTATTAAATCTCTGCCGACCGATGCTGTCGTAGACCCATTACCCCAAAATCTTGTGATGCAATTGAGCAAGCAGGCATTAAGCACAAGGAAGTAAGAAAGAGCGAACGGTCTAAATTGAATCATCCATCCAACCACACTCACAATCCCAATGCACTCTTGAGGTGTAGTCTCGGTCAAAAAATGCACCGCACTGGGGACACTTACCAGTAAACATTGGATGCCAATCAAGTAACTCCAGCTTTTGCTGTTGTGTCCACCGCTGTTGTGGTTGCAGTATTAATTCACCGTTATAGTAGCTTGCCCCCTCCGGTTGCCATAACTCCTCTGCTTTGGCGTTGGGGTCAAGTCGAAAGTCCAAGCAGCTCTCACCCTCTACCCCATCAGGGTGAACGACACAGACGAGGTGGGGGTTATGTGAATAGAGGAGACAGTGTCACTGGAAGCATAACTTTTCCGTGACGGAAGGCTTATGCTTCTAATAGACCTCAGAAAAGTTATGCTTCCAAGCAGAGATGAACAAAAATATTGGTTTCCCCTAAAAGAACTAGGTTGAGCATGATTTATCAACTCATGATTATCGTGGTGCATCAATTTTCATAACCGAGTTCTTGTCGAGTTTTAAATAAGGCATCTTGAAAAAATTGATCCCGTGTATATCCTGGTTTGGTTAAAAGTTTCCTAACTTGAGCAAGGGTAGGTTCTTTTCCCTGCTTATGAAGCTTAAAAATAGCCTCATTCATTTCATGAATCACTTGATTTCTCTTCTCTAATGTGCAAGCGTTTCGATATTCTTTGTGACGCTTGGAGATTTGATAGCAAAGTTCAGGAAAGAGTTTATACAATTTGGAACTATTTATTCCAATACTTTTCGTAATAGATTGCATTGAAGGAGGAGGATTTACTATCAGTGCTGCTTCTAAGAAATGTCTTGTTTTGAAAGAATACTTACTAAGAGTTTTCACATATTCAGCATGACGCAATTTGAGTATTTGATGTAGTTCAGGACAATAATTTTTGAGAGAATGACGAGAGCATTTAAGGCGTTTAGCAACTTCTGTGAGACTCGGAGGTGCTTCTTCACCAAGAGCTTCTGTAAGAACTTGTTGAATTTTTATCTTGTCTAATTTTGTTTGTTTTGGTTTATTATCTTGGTCTTGGACTTTGACAAATAGCTGAGAATTAACCTGGAGTTTACCAATAAGAGTATTGATATCTTCCGTAAAGAATTTCAATGGCGATATTTGTAAGGCAGATGTAATTTGTAGTAGCTTATCAATTCTGGGAATTCGTTTATTATAAATGTAAACAAATATATTTCCAGGATCAATACCAATAAAACGAGTAAATGTCGCTATCTTGCCTTTAGTTATGTTATTAGCACTAAAATAAGCATTGAGAACCTGAGCAGTTCTGTCCCTCGTTGGCAGAGAAGATAGATGAGGAGCAGCAGCAATTAACTCGCCGATACTTATTGTTACATATTCATGCCACTTAATATTATCTTCGTATATGCTTTGAGGACAGGTTTTAATTGATGAGGAAGATCCTAACCACTGGCCACATTGTGAACAGTAACCAGGTTGCATTTGCTTCACAATTATCGGGAGTATCTGCTGGCAATGAGGACACTCCTCAAGTAAGTATTGGCAATGGTGAAGACAAATTTTAACTGGATGAAGAAACCAAAGTAGGGGAGTATACAAAGGTTTTTTATTCATCTGCCATTCTTCATAGCAAACTGGACACCAAGCTTGATGGTCACGAAATAGTTGATGATAAGTAGTAACCTCAGACCAAGAAACCATAGTGAGAAAACATAAATCATTACGTAAAGTTAAAGCTTCTAGTTGTTGAGATAATTTAGTGGTAGTTAATCCTAATCCATTGAAAGATTTTGAATTGTGAGGTGATCTAAGTAATCGGTAAATTAGTTGGCTATAATCAGATAAATCTTTTCTTTCAAAATGCTTGAGAATATTGGGATGAAGTAGCTTGTTTACAGTCACACAATGGGCTTGAGATAAACGAATTATATAACTGGTCAAACTTTCACAATCAGGTGTTCCAATTCCAATTGGCTCTAAAGAATATAAACGGCTACATTCTGGAATTTCCGGTGGGTGCAATTCTAACGATTCATAAATACTTAATTCTTTATGGTTCATGAGTTTCAATCCCTACGGAATCCCGTTGAGGTTTACGTTGACCTAGAGTTTTTTTACGTTTTTTAAATTGAGAAGATTGCTCCTGTGACTGTTGAAGTTCTTTTGAAACTTTTTGTCTGAAGACGGGTTTGTCTCCCAAACCTAATTCGATACGTAGTTTTTCAACTTCACCTTCAATCTCTGTGGCTCTTTTTTCACCCTCTTTGATAGCTTTAAAAATGTTTCGACATTGACCTACTGATAAAGCTCGTCGTTCTAAATGGCTAAGAGTGATTATGTTTGCTTCTTCTGCTAAGGCATCAGCCAAAGCATTGTTTAACCAATTTTTTAGAATGCCAACACATCCTAAACTGCGTTCATAAAGGTAGTTCCAATTGGATAAAAAATCAGGTTCTTCAACTGTTGGAATTTGACCTTGGAAATTCCAAATAACACTCTGCCAAATTTCTCTGTCTTCGATGAATTCCGCATTATAACGAGGCAAGTGAATGTAAACACTACGCCGACTTAATTGATCACCAATATCGTGAAGAGTCAGCAACTCATAGGTTCCAATTAAACCATGTAAAACTTCTGTACGATTAGCTAGAGATTTAATCGCTTCTGGCACATCGGTTAGTTTACGCCCACTGGCTACCGCTAGTAGATGATGAGCTTCATCAATAAAGAAAGTCTGAGGTCGTCGATGTTTCAGGGATTGTTCTAATGCCCATCCCAAATCAGTTTCAAGAATTTTTTGCTTAATTACAATTTTCCCTTCATTATCTGAGTAAATGCCTTGTACTCCGTAGTTAATCTTGTGATTAATAAATTCCTTTGGTTCATGAAGAGCATATAAACATCGTTTGAGATGATCTTTAGTATTGAATAGACCAGATTTTTGTACAACTGCTTCTACACTGGCAAATGGAATGCGCCCTCGGTCAACTTCCATTTCTTTCCATAACTCTTGGACTATCCATTTTTCAGTGAGTAAGCGTAATTTGGTTTTGCCTACTCCTGTGGGACCGAAAATAAAAATAATTTTGGACTCTCCGCAATGGCGAATAATAGGTTTGAGAGTTTCAAAAGCTTCATAAAGATAAGGGTGCGCCATAGTATAATTATCATAATAATTCAGTCGGACTTGAAGTGGTGCAGTAAGTAGTTCCGGCGGAAATAGTCTGGCTGTTGACATGATTAGTAAATTTTGAATATTTTGAGTTTTTGAGGATTAACTAATTCATTAACTTCTAATTCAGATTCTGTTGAACTATTCAATTTATCCTGTTCTTTTTCTTCATCGACATTTGGGGTTTGATTGTAGGGACTTAGTAAGGGTATTTCTCCTTCAATAACCTGAAAAACTTCCTGTGCTTGTTTATCCCGCAAGCGTTGTTCGAGTAAAATTTCCTCAACCTCAAGGCTGGCCAGAAATTCTCCGAGTTGTTTAGCTCGAATTCTGTAACTAGAAGCATGGTTTTGTTTTTGTTTCTTAAGTTGGGTAGTTGCTATTTGAATTTCTTTTTCAGAACGTCCTCGGAATAAAGAGTAATATTCACTAATGCACTCAACCCATTGACCCTGAACATAAGCATAGGCAATTCCTGCATTAAAAGGGTCATATCTAACATCGACTGAAGTATTTTCTATTTCTGGGTCACGAAAGGTATTTGACCAGTAGTATTTCTGCTCAACTTTGACTCCTTTTCCCGGCTGCACTTTCGCTCTACTCTTGTTAGTAGTAGGCAAAGTTAGGATGCGGAAATTTTCGTCATAAGAAATGCGACGATGGTCACGACTACCATATTGAGCAATTCCTGCACTGAAGACTTCTCGTGGACTCTGCCCTTCTAAACCCGGATGTTCAATGATGTCATAAATAGAGTAAGCCCATTCACACAGGTATAAGTACAACCATCCCAAAGTCCACAGTGATAAATTTTTGGGATTGACTGATTTGGTCATCAGTCTGACTTTTTTTGTAATTTGGGTATTGCCTGCTAAATTGTAGAAAAACTGGGTGTTGGTGGTTCCAAATAACCGTTCACACACGCTACTAAATCGAGATTTGCTGCTAGGACGATGCTTAAGAGTACATTCAAACAAAGCTAGCAGAGTTTCAAAATAAGTGCTGTAAAATTCTTTAGCGTTATCTGTGACGATGGTTTGAGGCAGTCGTCCATAACGTTTTACACATATTCGCAGAACCATCATACAAGAACGATATGAAGGAGGATCATAGCTGGCATAAACTGCTAAAATCCGCCGAGAAAATGCATCCACAAGCAATGTTATCCAAGCTCTCCCAAGAACTTTTCCTGTTTTAGAGCATCTGAGTTCAATATCTGATTCTGTATGGTCAATATGGCAAATATGGAAGGGGAAATCCCCATGACGAGGTGTTGTTACTTCTAACTCCCAATAAAAGGGTTCTAACCGATAAGCAGACCGAAGTCCTTCTCTTTTGAGAGTTTGTTCGTAACCAGAACGTTTTTTAATTTCTTTGATAAAAGTTTTGTAACTGGGAACTTGAAGCTCAGAGATTCCGGTTTCGACACAGAAGTGGACAAATTCGTTATAAACTGACTGTTTGCCTTTTTGTTTTTTGGTTTCATATCTTTCTATAATAAATTTATCTATCAAGTTGAGAATATGTTGAGGTAGCTTTCGATTTCGATTACCTTTTTTGTTCTCAAAATGCAGTATTCCTAAGTACCCATATCCATATTTCTGTTGTGCTTGTCTGTAAGCTCTTAACCAAATTCTTAAAGAGCGTTCTTGTGGTGTATTCGTTTTAATAGGTTGTCCATCCAAATAGGGTTGAATCAGACGATAACGACGATTAGCAGCCATTAAGTCTGGGAAGCTAGCTTTTTTGAACAAATCCATTACTTGGTTGTTAATTTCATCAGTTTTTTGAGTAGTGGATTTGGTGATTTTGCCCTGTTTTACTAACTCATCAAAAGTGGAGAGAGTTAATGTGACAATTTGCTGTTCTGATGTTTGAAGTAAAACTTCTGTTTCTCCTACTAAAGTAATAGTCAGACTTTTGCCGCTATACAAAACAGTTATACCAGGGATAAGTTCAACTCCTAGTGAGTGAATAGTATTTGTCGTTGATTGAGATAGAATAATTGCGTTGTATGTTTCTTCGTACAGTTGGTCAACAAATAAAAGACATTTTTCGGCTTCTACCAAAGGAGATGCTGTTAAATTTACATAGATTTCTTCATTAGCAATCAGATGATAAATGTCGTCTGTGCTGACCCCTTCGCTATGATGAAGGAGATTCGCTAAGGTTATACCTGGTTGTGCAGATATCATTGAAAGGATGGTATTTCGAGTCGCTTTTGTCACCTCAAAAGCATTTGATTTGTAGTAATCTGCTAAAAATTCTAGGTTCCGATGTAGCGTCCAATTAATTTCGGCATTTGACCAAAGGCGGAAAAAGAAACCAAACTGTTGAGCATATTGTTCAGCTGGTGGGCTGTGCCACTGATTCTCATCGCCTAAAACATAACGCCGAGAGCTTTTTTTAGCTAATTGATTTAATTTATCTTCTGGTTTGCACTCTACCCATCCAACAGAGTTAGTATGAATAACAAAGAAGTCTGGGGTGATATAAAAACCAAGATTGCGTCCTGATGCTTCTTGATAACTGAGTTTAAAAGACGGAGGTTGGTCGTAATACTCTAGAACATCTTTATCATGTTCGAGTTGGTAGATAAAAGGGAGTTCTACTTTATGAGACTCAAATTGAATGCTCAATCCCATCTTTCGACTAGGGTAACGTCCTGTAACATTGTTATGAGCGCCTCTGACACGACGGGAGGGAGCAGATGAGCGGACGTGTTGGATTTCCTGTTGTGCTTTCTCTGATAGCTTTAGACAGCAGCACCATTGGTTAAATTCATCATCACTCAGCATGACAATTTCCTCGCTATTCGACTCTCAGTATAAGGAGTGTAAGAATAGATATCGCCTAATATACATCTATATTGACTTAAATCAGATGTAAATTAACTCAATTTAATCTGGCTGATATGGGGAAGTAAAATAAGCTTCAAGTGAGCAGTAACTAATTTGTGAGCAAACGAATTAACATCACCTTACCCGATTCTGTATTAGATGATCTGGAGTGGTGGGCAGAATTCCAAGGACGCCCTACCGCTAATCTTGCTGCTTTTCTGATTGAGATGTCTATCAAAGAAGCAAAGGATAAGGGGATATTTCCTGATAAAACAGACTCTAATGACAATGTTTTAAAAAAGTAAGAGCTAAAGCAGCTATTGTTTTTTATAAAAACTAACTTGAACTCACGGAAATCTTATGCTTCCAAATTGGACTTTCGGAAAAGTTATGCTTCTAGTCGCTTAAAAATAAGCGTCATCATCCAACATAAACATAAGTATTACAGAGTTTTTAACAGAAATCTTATCGTTCCACTGGCGGAAAAGTTATGCTTCTAGTCACAGACAGTTATCGCACTCTGGAAGTTTCGCCATAGTACCAGTGTACTGCTTTATCACAAGCGATCGCTTCCTTAATCGCCTTAATCTCTTCAACAAGAGTGCTGTGGCAATGGGTTGCTGATGTATATCAAAATGCTGCCAATGCGATGCTTTTTTAAGAAACGGTAAAAACTTACTTGACCAGAGTACTTATTTTCTCTTAAGGTATTTTATACTTTCTTAGCACTGCCTTAATAATTGTTGTTTTTAATGGGCTGAAACTTTATCTTCTGAAATAGACTTTACGTCCTCACTATTATTTGCAAAAACATATAAGTTTGCTTCATCATCTCTTAAATTAAAAGTCATTATTCATACCCATGTATTAACAGATTAAGTGATTGATATTAGATAAGTAGTTGCAAAATCTAGCTTTTCTAATATTATGAATAAAAAATGGGCTGCGAAACGACTTACAATCAATCTCACTTCAAGTGAAGCAGAGAAGCTGGAAAAATACTGCTCAATGACTGGCAGACCAGCAACCGATGTAATCCGGGAATTAATTCGTTCTCTGACTACTGAAGATAAAGAGTAAAAACCTAGAATTAAAGAAAAGTAGACTGGATAATATTTTCTACTTTAAAACATAAGACTAATTTGTGAATTAACTAGCGATCGCTTAGTTGAAATTGGGAATCCTAAAGGAAGTTTAGAGTGATTTTTAGTACAAATGGTTTTTAAATTTCGCTTGATTGGTGTTGGCGCTTTGCTTGTAGCTCAAATGTCGTTACCCGTATTTGCCAACAATCTTACCGCTACGGTTGTAAGCGTAGGTGACGGTGACACCATACGGGTGAAAACTGGTAACAAAACTGTAACAGTCCGCCTTGCTTGCATTGATGCACCAGAGATGAAACAGAATCCTTGGGGTCAACAATCATCAGCAAGACTCAAACAATTGCTGCCAGTGGGACAAGCAATCACCTTACGTGCTGTTGAAACTGACAAATACAAGCGCCTTGTTGCAGAGGTGTTTGTCGAGAATCGCAGTGTCAATCTCAAGATGGTGCAAGAGGGACAGGCTGTGGTCTATCGTCAGTATCTAAAAAGCTGTCCAGAATCTAAAGATAGTTTGTTGCAGGGTGAAAACACCGCTAAACAACAGCGTTTAGCTTTTTGGAGCCAGTCTAATCCTGTGATGCCTTGGGACTTTCGCCACAAAGCTGCTCAACGGGCAACTTCAGTGCCAACTCAAGGACAGCAACAGAATAACTGCGACCCTGCTTACCCAGATTTTTGCATTCCAAAGAATTCACCAGACTTAAATTGCCGAGATATTAGCCAACGAAGGTTTAAAGTGCTGCCACCCGATCCTCATGGTTTTGACAGAGATGGGGATGGGATTGGGTGCGAAAAATAACTACGACGAAACGCAGCTTTCAGCTAGGCAGTAAAAATTTTTCATCAAAATCAAGATTGTGAAATTGACTCCGAACCTTTAAAGATGTTTATTCAAATTAATCAGGATAATATACCTATACTAACTTTTTCCCTTGATTTTTTTTAGTGCTGCAAGTCGTACTTCTGCATTAAGCAAATAACCAAAACCCACCTTCTCTAAACGCAGCACAAATTCCTCTCGTGTATTGCCCAATTTACTAGCTGTAGCATCCAAATTCCAATTATGGTTCGCTAACTGACTCAGCAAATAAACTCGGCGAGTCTGCATTCCTGATAAGCGATAAGTTTTCAAATACTCCAATTCACCATTCTCTCGAATAATCGCTTCCCCAATATGATTTTCTTCCTTTGGGTTGAGGTCAGTAATAAATCTTTGTAACATGAACGAACCAGCAGTATAAACTTTTTGGGAAATTAACTTGCGTCCTAACAGTCCCTCTGCCATAAAACCCTGAAACGATGCCCAATCTGAACGCATATTTTGTACTGCCGCTCTCAAAGCTGTTAAATCATTAATTTTTGACTCATCTAAAGATACACTCATGGTCAAAGATGTATCGTGCAGCAACGCATATTGGTACAATAACTCACCATAGAAATCTTCTAACAAGCTATTGTGCAAAAGTCGATAGTCCTCTGGTGTCGGTACTACAAAAGCTGATGCTAATGCTTCGGCAACAAATACCAATACCCCAACCTGTCGAGAGTGAATTTCAAATACCCGCA contains the following coding sequences:
- a CDS encoding NAD(P)H-dependent oxidoreductase; the protein is MKVFIVHAHHERQNFNAALTKVAYQTLTEQGHSVEISDLYGMNFDPVSDRRNFITVKNPDYFKQQEEEQYATQMHSFSADIQAEINKLFWCDVLIFQFPLWWFGLPGILKGWVDRVFAMGIIYGGGRFYDNGVLQGRKAMLSLTTGGPETMYSPTGLNGDINNILFPINHGIFRFVGFDVLPPFVAYAVARGDEEQRRAYLEQYRQRLLSLETTLPIQYPSLSDYESGTFQLKNPAI
- a CDS encoding Hsp20/alpha crystallin family protein, yielding MAILRYNPWAEMTTLQRQIDRVFDDLQVQTFKTPAAELTETEDALHLKLELPGVSAQDVDIEVTESAVKVIAERKLEHKEGTRSEFYYGKFQRVIPFKAKIQNTKVTADYKDGILNLTLPKSEQEKNKVVKVNLEIPAA
- a CDS encoding GIY-YIG nuclease family protein, which codes for MRDNLLVCTFRLITLEPNQLNLFSDLTVTPARRAETLLMSLEALLKWKSQIFEYQQKVQENKPPQQTALFDLTPKHCDPDAIDPFTLPLQSMAFYRMPTDAGSAAIYFVIDNAMPLLLYVGETRRSGKRWKGEHGCKQYLDSYHSLHHRYGLQREVSIAFWWDTPTDRRARQELELNLILKWRSPFNKENWERWGQPFG
- a CDS encoding TniQ family protein, whose translation is MNHKELSIYESLELHPPEIPECSRLYSLEPIGIGTPDCESLTSYIIRLSQAHCVTVNKLLHPNILKHFERKDLSDYSQLIYRLLRSPHNSKSFNGLGLTTTKLSQQLEALTLRNDLCFLTMVSWSEVTTYHQLFRDHQAWCPVCYEEWQMNKKPLYTPLLWFLHPVKICLHHCQYLLEECPHCQQILPIIVKQMQPGYCSQCGQWLGSSSSIKTCPQSIYEDNIKWHEYVTISIGELIAAAPHLSSLPTRDRTAQVLNAYFSANNITKGKIATFTRFIGIDPGNIFVYIYNKRIPRIDKLLQITSALQISPLKFFTEDINTLIGKLQVNSQLFVKVQDQDNKPKQTKLDKIKIQQVLTEALGEEAPPSLTEVAKRLKCSRHSLKNYCPELHQILKLRHAEYVKTLSKYSFKTRHFLEAALIVNPPPSMQSITKSIGINSSKLYKLFPELCYQISKRHKEYRNACTLEKRNQVIHEMNEAIFKLHKQGKEPTLAQVRKLLTKPGYTRDQFFQDALFKTRQELGYEN
- a CDS encoding AAA family ATPase → MSTARLFPPELLTAPLQVRLNYYDNYTMAHPYLYEAFETLKPIIRHCGESKIIFIFGPTGVGKTKLRLLTEKWIVQELWKEMEVDRGRIPFASVEAVVQKSGLFNTKDHLKRCLYALHEPKEFINHKINYGVQGIYSDNEGKIVIKQKILETDLGWALEQSLKHRRPQTFFIDEAHHLLAVASGRKLTDVPEAIKSLANRTEVLHGLIGTYELLTLHDIGDQLSRRSVYIHLPRYNAEFIEDREIWQSVIWNFQGQIPTVEEPDFLSNWNYLYERSLGCVGILKNWLNNALADALAEEANIITLSHLERRALSVGQCRNIFKAIKEGEKRATEIEGEVEKLRIELGLGDKPVFRQKVSKELQQSQEQSSQFKKRKKTLGQRKPQRDSVGIETHEP
- a CDS encoding TnsA endonuclease C-terminal domain-containing protein; this encodes MLSDDEFNQWCCCLKLSEKAQQEIQHVRSSAPSRRVRGAHNNVTGRYPSRKMGLSIQFESHKVELPFIYQLEHDKDVLEYYDQPPSFKLSYQEASGRNLGFYITPDFFVIHTNSVGWVECKPEDKLNQLAKKSSRRYVLGDENQWHSPPAEQYAQQFGFFFRLWSNAEINWTLHRNLEFLADYYKSNAFEVTKATRNTILSMISAQPGITLANLLHHSEGVSTDDIYHLIANEEIYVNLTASPLVEAEKCLLFVDQLYEETYNAIILSQSTTNTIHSLGVELIPGITVLYSGKSLTITLVGETEVLLQTSEQQIVTLTLSTFDELVKQGKITKSTTQKTDEINNQVMDLFKKASFPDLMAANRRYRLIQPYLDGQPIKTNTPQERSLRIWLRAYRQAQQKYGYGYLGILHFENKKGNRNRKLPQHILNLIDKFIIERYETKKQKGKQSVYNEFVHFCVETGISELQVPSYKTFIKEIKKRSGYEQTLKREGLRSAYRLEPFYWELEVTTPRHGDFPFHICHIDHTESDIELRCSKTGKVLGRAWITLLVDAFSRRILAVYASYDPPSYRSCMMVLRICVKRYGRLPQTIVTDNAKEFYSTYFETLLALFECTLKHRPSSKSRFSSVCERLFGTTNTQFFYNLAGNTQITKKVRLMTKSVNPKNLSLWTLGWLYLYLCEWAYSIYDIIEHPGLEGQSPREVFSAGIAQYGSRDHRRISYDENFRILTLPTTNKSRAKVQPGKGVKVEQKYYWSNTFRDPEIENTSVDVRYDPFNAGIAYAYVQGQWVECISEYYSLFRGRSEKEIQIATTQLKKQKQNHASSYRIRAKQLGEFLASLEVEEILLEQRLRDKQAQEVFQVIEGEIPLLSPYNQTPNVDEEKEQDKLNSSTESELEVNELVNPQKLKIFKIY
- a CDS encoding ribbon-helix-helix domain-containing protein translates to MSKRINITLPDSVLDDLEWWAEFQGRPTANLAAFLIEMSIKEAKDKGIFPDKTDSNDNVLKK
- a CDS encoding ribbon-helix-helix protein, CopG family, whose protein sequence is MNKKWAAKRLTINLTSSEAEKLEKYCSMTGRPATDVIRELIRSLTTEDKE
- a CDS encoding thermonuclease family protein, with translation MVFKFRLIGVGALLVAQMSLPVFANNLTATVVSVGDGDTIRVKTGNKTVTVRLACIDAPEMKQNPWGQQSSARLKQLLPVGQAITLRAVETDKYKRLVAEVFVENRSVNLKMVQEGQAVVYRQYLKSCPESKDSLLQGENTAKQQRLAFWSQSNPVMPWDFRHKAAQRATSVPTQGQQQNNCDPAYPDFCIPKNSPDLNCRDISQRRFKVLPPDPHGFDRDGDGIGCEK
- a CDS encoding ARPP-2 domain-containing protein, which codes for MASKSNLLADISLKGLEIAPSQIRGAVRIVPLLRHQVRNDLRLLRRSYDEDLAVVSLAGEMTAPGMKYFSYVPHGLVLSWTNDGSPVGAFGGQLFKTDGKQLNYGCASVRLMHRMVKRESSNQLRFLPLHLAMEGFLSMFFSGPDIAWSEYSKYALSHGLGSRMESSFSGRYIAGLEDALRVFEIHSRQVGVLVFVAEALASAFVVPTPEDYRLLHNSLLEDFYGELLYQYALLHDTSLTMSVSLDESKINDLTALRAAVQNMRSDWASFQGFMAEGLLGRKLISQKVYTAGSFMLQRFITDLNPKEENHIGEAIIRENGELEYLKTYRLSGMQTRRVYLLSQLANHNWNLDATASKLGNTREEFVLRLEKVGFGYLLNAEVRLAALKKIKGKS